Proteins from a single region of Gordonia hongkongensis:
- a CDS encoding DUF1622 domain-containing protein: MSGEELFTAVAVGFEAVGAFAMIVGAIIACVLGARSLRRGEGGNTAFSVLRNTLGAAILLGLEVLVAADLIRTITSKPSIEDALILGLIVLIRTVLSMSIQIEIEGVAPWRRALLTSGGQLLGAAVANDAAAARPTTESTARRVDG; encoded by the coding sequence ATGAGCGGTGAGGAACTCTTCACAGCGGTAGCGGTCGGGTTCGAGGCAGTCGGCGCCTTCGCGATGATTGTGGGAGCGATCATCGCGTGCGTGCTGGGCGCACGTTCGCTCCGTCGGGGAGAGGGAGGCAACACTGCCTTCTCGGTACTGCGCAACACACTCGGGGCGGCCATTCTCCTGGGGCTGGAGGTCCTGGTCGCGGCGGATCTCATCCGCACCATCACGTCCAAACCGTCGATCGAGGATGCGCTCATCCTCGGGCTCATCGTCCTCATCCGTACCGTGTTGTCGATGTCCATCCAGATCGAGATCGAGGGCGTGGCGCCGTGGCGTCGAGCGTTGCTGACCAGCGGTGGACAACTGCTCGGTGCAGCGGTCGCGAACGACGCCGCAGCTGCGCGACCGACAACCGAAAGCACCGCGCGACGCGTCGACGGGTAG